Proteins from one Mycobacterium sp. SMC-2 genomic window:
- a CDS encoding WXG100 family type VII secretion target — protein MAIDYQFGDVDAHGATIRAQAASLEAEHQAIVRDVLAAGDFWGGAGSVACQEFITQLGRNFQVIYEQANAHGQKVQSAGSNMASTDSAVGSSWA, from the coding sequence ATGGCAATTGACTATCAGTTCGGTGACGTCGACGCGCACGGCGCCACCATTCGCGCCCAAGCGGCATCTTTGGAGGCCGAGCATCAGGCCATCGTTCGTGATGTGCTTGCTGCCGGTGACTTCTGGGGCGGTGCGGGTTCGGTGGCCTGCCAGGAGTTCATCACCCAGTTGGGTCGCAACTTCCAGGTGATCTACGAGCAGGCCAACGCCCACGGGCAGAAGGTGCAGAGCGCCGGCAGCAACATGGCCAGCACCGACAGCGCCGTTGGGTCCAGCTGGGCGTAA
- a CDS encoding PPE family protein, whose translation MLDFGALPPEINSGRMYVGAGSGPLLTAAAAWDELAAELQATGASYNSTIETLATGPWTGPSSIAMAAAAAPYVAWINATGAQAEAAGAQAKLAAGAYEAAFAATVPPPVIAANRALLATLIATNILGQNTPAIAATEAQYMEMWAQDAAAMYGYAASSATASQLTPFAEPPQTTNNDSTAMQAAAMTQSTAQSSSNTVSHLSQLSTTMQPALQTVNTATAGTSGTTLTTGIGQNLDYWNNIWSVLTGPYSPQSWSTIPGGPFLSFGQTYAWAQNGQGVQAYLAGPKAISGALAPLTSGPSAVRPMLSSAVGPVSGSMGKASLVGSMSVPQGWTEAAPTVRTLAQVMPANMAAAPAALAGEEGVFSQMGLSSLLGRAVAASATRPMGGSAAAAASSLGGAVIEADPAAATIIVIPCIEE comes from the coding sequence ATGCTGGATTTCGGAGCGCTTCCGCCGGAGATCAACTCGGGACGGATGTATGTCGGTGCGGGTTCGGGTCCACTGCTGACCGCTGCCGCGGCGTGGGACGAGTTGGCCGCGGAGTTGCAGGCCACCGGCGCGTCGTACAACTCAACCATCGAGACGCTGGCGACGGGGCCGTGGACCGGCCCGTCGTCCATAGCAATGGCCGCCGCCGCGGCACCGTACGTGGCGTGGATCAACGCCACCGGCGCTCAGGCCGAAGCGGCCGGTGCTCAGGCCAAGCTGGCCGCGGGCGCCTATGAGGCGGCCTTCGCGGCCACGGTGCCGCCACCGGTGATCGCAGCCAACCGTGCCCTGCTGGCGACGCTGATCGCCACCAACATCCTGGGCCAGAACACCCCGGCGATCGCCGCCACCGAGGCCCAGTACATGGAGATGTGGGCGCAGGATGCCGCCGCCATGTACGGCTACGCGGCGTCGTCGGCGACCGCATCGCAACTGACGCCGTTCGCCGAGCCGCCGCAGACCACGAACAACGACAGCACCGCGATGCAAGCCGCGGCCATGACCCAGTCCACCGCGCAGTCCAGCTCCAACACCGTTTCGCACCTGTCTCAGCTGAGCACCACGATGCAGCCGGCGTTGCAGACCGTGAACACGGCCACCGCCGGGACGTCGGGGACGACTCTCACGACCGGGATCGGACAGAACCTGGACTATTGGAACAACATCTGGTCCGTGCTGACTGGGCCCTACTCGCCACAGTCGTGGAGCACGATTCCCGGTGGCCCGTTCCTGTCGTTCGGGCAAACATACGCGTGGGCCCAGAATGGACAAGGCGTCCAGGCATACCTCGCCGGCCCGAAGGCGATCTCCGGGGCACTTGCACCGCTGACCAGTGGGCCGAGTGCCGTGAGGCCCATGCTGAGCTCGGCGGTCGGGCCGGTATCGGGGTCCATGGGGAAAGCGTCCCTGGTCGGCAGTATGTCGGTACCACAGGGTTGGACGGAGGCCGCGCCGACAGTCCGGACCCTCGCCCAGGTGATGCCCGCCAACATGGCCGCCGCGCCCGCGGCGCTGGCCGGCGAAGAGGGCGTCTTCAGCCAAATGGGTCTGTCCAGTCTGCTGGGGCGGGCCGTCGCCGCCAGCGCGACCCGCCCCATGGGCGGCAGTGCCGCCGCGGCGGCCAGCTCGTTGGGCGGTGCCGTCATCGAGGCCGACCCGGCCGCCGCCACCATCATCGTGATCCCGTGCATCGAGGAGTGA
- a CDS encoding PPE family protein, with protein MFYGAFPPEFNSGRMYAGPGPESLVAAATAWENLAAELQSAASAYSSVVSSLTTGPWVGPSSVAMASAAAPYVTWMQQTATQAQEAATQANAAAAAYEAAFAAHVPPPVIAENRALLAQLMATNMFGQNTAAIAATEAQYSEMWAQDAVAMDTYASSSEAASRFTPFAEPSPTTNAGGTTMQAAAMTQAAGTSAGNAGSTVTAAASSLTTSATAGNPILAWLSQLATQYNSAVNSFLKGFGTTPGGTPLITAMYNAVKVPIGLTTQYNDIGLLVNFPLSQWLKFTPPISYGALPKDALGAGLGALGFGRGTLYSAISPTAGFARGTLVGQLTVPPSWASATPAIRTVAAALSAAGPEAVPAAALGEGSLFSSVGMAGMLGSALGSGGPTVVGAGVRNRMKPIKDLKDKQSPEQLKRLVAQISEKPETVQHHNVDQEGLDALLEQLAKKPGIHAVHLKKGDKSKVLPADAQLG; from the coding sequence ATGTTTTACGGAGCCTTTCCGCCGGAGTTCAACTCGGGCCGGATGTACGCCGGCCCGGGACCGGAGTCGTTGGTGGCCGCCGCGACCGCCTGGGAGAACCTGGCCGCGGAGTTGCAGTCTGCGGCTTCGGCCTATTCGTCGGTGGTCTCGAGTCTGACCACTGGGCCATGGGTGGGTCCCTCATCCGTTGCCATGGCCTCGGCAGCCGCACCCTATGTGACCTGGATGCAGCAAACCGCCACCCAGGCCCAGGAAGCCGCGACTCAGGCCAACGCGGCGGCAGCCGCGTATGAAGCGGCGTTCGCCGCCCATGTGCCGCCGCCGGTGATTGCGGAGAACCGCGCCCTGTTGGCGCAGCTCATGGCGACCAACATGTTCGGGCAGAACACCGCCGCGATCGCGGCCACCGAGGCGCAGTACAGCGAAATGTGGGCCCAGGACGCCGTGGCGATGGACACCTACGCGAGCTCGTCGGAGGCGGCCTCGAGGTTTACGCCGTTCGCGGAGCCGTCCCCGACTACGAACGCTGGGGGTACGACGATGCAGGCGGCCGCGATGACCCAAGCCGCGGGCACGTCGGCCGGCAATGCGGGGTCAACGGTCACCGCGGCAGCCAGCTCGCTGACTACGTCTGCGACTGCGGGCAACCCGATATTGGCGTGGCTTTCACAGCTCGCCACCCAATACAACTCGGCCGTCAATAGTTTTTTGAAGGGTTTCGGTACCACTCCGGGCGGCACCCCACTCATCACCGCGATGTACAACGCGGTCAAGGTTCCGATTGGTCTCACCACGCAGTACAACGACATCGGGCTGCTCGTGAACTTCCCCTTGTCACAGTGGCTGAAATTCACACCGCCCATCTCCTACGGCGCGCTGCCGAAGGACGCGCTGGGTGCAGGGCTTGGCGCGTTGGGCTTCGGCCGCGGCACGCTGTACAGCGCGATCAGCCCGACGGCCGGTTTCGCCCGTGGCACATTGGTCGGACAGCTGACCGTTCCGCCCAGCTGGGCCTCGGCCACCCCGGCCATCCGGACGGTGGCCGCCGCGCTGTCAGCCGCCGGGCCCGAGGCCGTGCCGGCGGCCGCCCTGGGAGAGGGCAGTCTGTTCAGTTCGGTGGGGATGGCGGGGATGCTGGGCAGCGCCCTCGGCTCCGGGGGGCCCACCGTGGTCGGTGCCGGCGTGCGCAACCGGATGAAGCCGATCAAGGACCTCAAAGACAAGCAATCGCCCGAACAACTGAAGCGTCTGGTCGCACAGATATCGGAGAAGCCCGAAACCGTGCAGCACCACAACGTCGACCAGGAAGGTCTCGACGCCCTGCTCGAGCAGCTGGCGAAGAAACCCGGCATTCACGCGGTGCATCTGAAAAAGGGCGACAAGTCGAAAGTCTTGCCCGCGGATGCTCAGTTGGGTTAG
- a CDS encoding DUF732 domain-containing protein, producing the protein MMKRLLALLGVPIVIGLAAPAYADPPPVPDGDDGAFLAALHQTGFSFASPDAAVGAGRAVCSCLNNGESGLEVVHDVKTHNPGMDMEMASNFAMLSAKYYCPHQLSKA; encoded by the coding sequence GTGATGAAACGGCTACTAGCGCTACTAGGTGTTCCCATCGTGATCGGCCTGGCCGCACCGGCATACGCCGATCCTCCACCTGTTCCGGACGGTGACGACGGGGCCTTCCTCGCCGCACTGCATCAGACCGGCTTCAGCTTCGCCAGTCCGGACGCGGCAGTTGGAGCGGGCCGGGCGGTGTGTTCGTGCCTGAACAACGGTGAGTCGGGCCTGGAGGTGGTCCACGACGTGAAGACGCACAACCCGGGAATGGACATGGAGATGGCTTCCAACTTCGCCATGCTTTCCGCGAAGTACTACTGCCCGCACCAACTCAGCAAGGCCTGA
- a CDS encoding DUF732 domain-containing protein produces MRLLVALIGVWAVIGFAAPAYGEPDAGGVDEASFLASLRSAGITYKTPEAAVQFAQAVCTAMGNGEYGPQMVNDLKGQNPGLTTDHATSFLAIAAKFYCPQQLSKS; encoded by the coding sequence ATGAGGCTGCTGGTGGCGCTGATCGGCGTCTGGGCTGTGATCGGATTCGCCGCGCCCGCGTACGGCGAGCCGGATGCGGGCGGCGTCGACGAGGCGAGCTTTCTCGCGTCGCTGCGAAGCGCGGGCATCACCTACAAGACGCCGGAGGCAGCGGTCCAATTCGCCCAAGCGGTGTGCACTGCAATGGGCAACGGCGAGTACGGCCCCCAGATGGTCAACGATTTGAAAGGTCAAAACCCGGGGCTCACTACAGATCACGCCACGTCGTTTCTGGCGATCGCGGCGAAATTTTACTGCCCCCAGCAACTCAGCAAGAGTTAA
- a CDS encoding MgtC/SapB family protein: METLSVADFALRLAVGVGCGALIGLERQWRARRAGLRTNALVAGGATLFVLYAAATADTSPTRVASYVVSGIGFLGGGVILREGVNVRGLNTAATLWCSAAIGVLAASGHLVFALIGTGTVIAIHVFGRPLGRLIDRDNTGDEDESLRPYLVQVIARPKHEKYARAQIVQHASSNDITLRGIHTGQAGDDEITLTAHLLMDGDAPSRLERLVAELSLQPGVRAVQWYAGDEVQSDGRR, encoded by the coding sequence ATGGAGACGCTGAGTGTCGCCGATTTCGCACTCCGGCTCGCCGTCGGGGTGGGCTGTGGTGCCCTCATCGGCCTGGAGCGGCAATGGCGGGCGCGCCGGGCCGGCCTGCGCACCAACGCGCTGGTCGCCGGCGGCGCGACGTTGTTCGTCCTGTACGCCGCCGCCACCGCGGACACCAGCCCTACCCGGGTCGCGTCGTACGTGGTGTCCGGCATCGGATTCCTCGGCGGCGGCGTGATCCTGCGCGAAGGGGTCAACGTCCGGGGCCTCAACACCGCCGCCACCCTGTGGTGCTCTGCGGCGATCGGCGTCCTGGCCGCGTCCGGGCATCTGGTCTTCGCGTTGATCGGCACCGGTACCGTGATCGCGATCCACGTGTTCGGGCGCCCGCTGGGCCGGCTCATCGACCGCGACAACACCGGCGACGAAGACGAAAGTCTGCGGCCCTACCTGGTGCAGGTGATCGCCCGCCCGAAACACGAGAAGTATGCCCGCGCGCAGATCGTCCAGCACGCGAGCAGCAATGACATCACACTGCGCGGAATCCACACCGGTCAGGCCGGCGACGACGAGATCACGTTGACCGCACACCTGCTCATGGATGGCGATGCTCCATCCCGGCTGGAGCGGTTGGTGGCGGAGCTATCCCTGCAACCGGGAGTCCGCGCGGTGCAGTGGTACGCCGGGGACGAAGTGCAATCGGACGGGCGTCGCTAG
- a CDS encoding NAD(P)/FAD-dependent oxidoreductase, which yields MTAVVVIGSGFAGLWAALGAARRLDELAIPPGRVDITVLAARPFHDIRVRNYEADLSPCRIPLAHLLDPVGVTHVTAEVTAIDNDSRTVATSGGVTYDYDRLVLASGSHVLKPAIPGLREFGFDVDTHDGALALQDHLRQLADGSPTAAAGTVVVVGAGLTGIEVACELPDRLRRLFAGSNVAPRVVLLDRSRIGSDMGASARPVIEEALTANDVETRAGVSIAAVGERGVSLTSGEHVAAGTVVWCAGMRASSLTEQLSVARDALGRVAVDDYLRVIGVPAVFAAGDVAAARMDGDHLSVMSCQHGRPMGRYAGYNVVSDLFGEPLLALRIPWYVTVLDLGPAGAVYTEGWDRAVVSTGARAKDTKRTINTRRIYPPLTGNRADLLAAAAPELQSRP from the coding sequence TTGACCGCTGTGGTGGTGATCGGCTCGGGGTTTGCCGGATTGTGGGCGGCGCTCGGCGCCGCCCGCCGGCTCGACGAGCTCGCCATCCCGCCCGGCAGGGTCGATATCACCGTGTTGGCCGCCCGACCATTCCACGACATCCGGGTGCGCAACTACGAGGCCGACCTGAGCCCCTGCCGCATCCCGCTCGCCCACCTGCTGGACCCCGTCGGAGTGACGCACGTCACCGCCGAGGTGACCGCCATCGACAACGACTCGCGCACGGTCGCCACATCGGGTGGCGTGACGTACGACTACGACCGGCTGGTGCTGGCATCGGGCAGCCACGTACTCAAACCCGCCATACCGGGCCTGCGGGAGTTCGGCTTCGACGTCGACACCCATGACGGTGCCCTCGCGTTACAGGACCATCTGCGTCAGCTCGCTGACGGTTCGCCGACGGCCGCGGCGGGCACGGTCGTCGTGGTCGGGGCGGGGCTGACCGGTATCGAAGTGGCCTGCGAGTTACCGGACAGGTTGCGGCGGCTGTTCGCTGGTAGCAACGTCGCTCCCCGGGTGGTGCTGCTGGATCGCAGCCGCATCGGCTCCGATATGGGCGCCTCGGCGCGTCCGGTGATCGAGGAAGCGCTAACGGCCAACGACGTCGAGACGCGAGCGGGAGTGTCCATCGCCGCGGTCGGCGAGCGCGGCGTGTCGCTCACCTCGGGAGAGCACGTGGCGGCGGGCACGGTGGTGTGGTGCGCCGGTATGCGGGCCAGCTCGCTGACCGAGCAGCTGTCGGTGGCGCGCGATGCCCTGGGACGCGTGGCCGTCGATGACTATCTGCGGGTAATCGGGGTGCCCGCGGTCTTCGCCGCGGGCGACGTCGCCGCCGCCCGCATGGACGGCGACCACCTATCGGTGATGTCGTGCCAACACGGCCGCCCGATGGGCCGCTATGCCGGGTACAACGTCGTCAGCGACCTGTTCGGGGAGCCGCTGTTGGCCCTCCGAATCCCTTGGTATGTCACGGTTCTCGATCTGGGACCGGCCGGCGCGGTCTATACCGAAGGGTGGGACCGGGCAGTGGTGTCGACCGGCGCGCGGGCCAAGGACACGAAGCGGACGATCAACACCCGGCGGATCTACCCGCCGCTGACCGGTAACCGCGCTGACCTGCTGGCCGCCGCGGCACCGGAGCTGCAGTCGCGCCCCTAG
- a CDS encoding sterol desaturase family protein, translated as MRDPVLLAIPFFLLLLTLEWSAARKLESIAENARPVSGAYLTRDSLASISMGLVSVGTTAAWKTLALFGYAAIYAYLAPWHLSVGRWYTWVIALVGVDLLYYAYHRIAHRVRLIWATHQAHHSSQYFNFATALRQKWNNSGEILMWVPLPLLGIPPWMVFFSFSISLIYQFWVHTERIGKLPRPFEFILNTPSHHRVHHGMDQIYLDKNYGGILIIWDRLFGSFQAELFRPHYGLTKQVDTFNIWKLQTREYVAIARDWRSATRLRDRLGYVFGPPGWAPLTADQIGAAVPVATAT; from the coding sequence ATGCGGGACCCGGTGCTGCTCGCCATTCCCTTCTTCTTGCTGCTGTTGACACTGGAATGGTCGGCGGCCCGCAAGCTGGAAAGCATCGCCGAAAACGCGCGGCCGGTCTCCGGTGCGTACCTCACCCGCGACTCGCTGGCCAGCATCTCCATGGGACTGGTTTCGGTGGGCACCACCGCCGCGTGGAAGACCCTGGCGCTGTTCGGCTACGCCGCGATCTATGCCTATCTGGCGCCCTGGCACCTCTCGGTGGGCCGGTGGTACACGTGGGTCATCGCGCTCGTCGGCGTCGACCTGCTGTATTACGCCTACCACCGGATCGCGCACCGGGTCCGGCTGATCTGGGCGACGCACCAGGCCCATCACTCCAGCCAATACTTCAACTTCGCCACCGCGCTGCGCCAGAAGTGGAACAACAGCGGCGAGATCCTGATGTGGGTGCCCCTGCCGCTGTTGGGGATCCCGCCCTGGATGGTGTTCTTCAGCTTCTCGATCAGCCTGATCTACCAGTTTTGGGTGCACACCGAGCGGATCGGCAAGCTGCCACGGCCCTTCGAATTCATCCTCAACACCCCGTCGCATCATCGAGTGCACCACGGAATGGACCAGATCTACCTCGACAAGAACTACGGCGGCATTCTCATCATCTGGGACCGGCTTTTCGGCAGCTTCCAGGCCGAGTTGTTCCGGCCGCACTACGGCCTGACCAAGCAGGTCGACACGTTCAACATCTGGAAGCTGCAGACCCGCGAATACGTCGCGATCGCCCGCGACTGGCGGTCGGCGACCCGCCTGCGTGATCGCCTGGGCTACGTTTTCGGCCCGCCCGGTTGGGCGCCGCTCACCGCGGACCAGATCGGGGCGGCCGTCCCTGTCGCGACCGCGACGTAA
- a CDS encoding S1 family peptidase, with protein MVRRLAMRAFTASITVAALAQSLPPGPAEADPVVVYPGMEIHQGNRVCTLGYVDPGLKIAFTAGHCRGGEGVVTDRGGAVIGRLAAFRDNTPSGTTVATDQLITDYEAIVLDNGVMANNVLPGGRQLISNPAAALAPGQAICHFGVSTGETCGTVESVNNGWFTMSHGVQSHNGDSGGPVYLPSSAGPGLLVGIFNSVWGDFPAAVSWRATSEEVREDLGVARVAR; from the coding sequence ATGGTGCGTCGCCTGGCAATGCGCGCATTCACCGCGTCGATCACCGTCGCCGCGCTCGCGCAATCGCTGCCGCCTGGGCCCGCTGAAGCTGACCCCGTCGTGGTCTATCCGGGCATGGAGATCCATCAGGGCAACCGCGTCTGCACGCTGGGCTACGTCGACCCCGGCCTCAAGATCGCGTTCACCGCGGGGCACTGCCGGGGCGGCGAGGGGGTCGTCACCGACCGGGGTGGCGCGGTCATCGGCCGCCTGGCGGCCTTCCGGGACAACACCCCCAGCGGTACGACGGTGGCCACCGACCAGTTGATCACCGACTACGAGGCGATCGTGCTGGACAACGGCGTCATGGCGAACAACGTCCTGCCGGGCGGGCGTCAACTGATCTCGAATCCCGCGGCGGCGCTGGCCCCCGGACAAGCGATCTGCCACTTCGGCGTGAGCACCGGCGAAACCTGCGGGACGGTGGAAAGCGTGAACAACGGCTGGTTCACCATGTCGCACGGTGTACAGAGTCACAACGGAGATTCGGGCGGGCCGGTGTACCTGCCTTCCAGCGCCGGTCCCGGGCTGCTGGTGGGAATCTTCAACAGCGTCTGGGGGGACTTCCCGGCGGCGGTGTCATGGCGGGCGACCTCCGAAGAAGTCCGCGAGGATCTCGGGGTGGCGCGGGTCGCTCGCTAA
- a CDS encoding nitroreductase/quinone reductase family protein yields the protein MSTRYEEPNGAVRAANVVIRWLAEMGVSIAGTRALRVRGRKSGKPRSVVINLLTVDGVEYLVSPRGNTQWARNVRAAGVVETGPRWRRRRSRVTEVADAAKPELLRRYLDRWYWQVKDYVAGLTPDSTDEQFRAVAPTIPVFALSEAGAT from the coding sequence ATGTCCACGCGCTACGAAGAGCCGAACGGGGCCGTGCGAGCCGCCAACGTGGTGATCCGCTGGCTCGCCGAGATGGGGGTCAGCATCGCCGGGACCCGCGCCTTGCGGGTCCGCGGGCGCAAAAGCGGAAAACCGCGGTCAGTGGTGATCAACCTGCTGACCGTCGACGGCGTGGAGTACCTGGTCTCACCCCGGGGCAACACCCAGTGGGCGCGCAACGTGAGGGCCGCGGGCGTCGTCGAGACGGGACCCCGCTGGCGCAGGAGGCGCTCCCGGGTCACCGAGGTGGCCGACGCGGCCAAACCGGAACTGCTGCGGCGCTATCTGGACCGCTGGTATTGGCAGGTCAAGGACTACGTCGCGGGACTGACCCCGGACAGCACCGACGAGCAGTTCCGCGCTGTCGCACCAACCATCCCGGTGTTCGCGCTCTCGGAGGCGGGCGCCACTTAG
- a CDS encoding TetR/AcrR family transcriptional regulator: MGKRQETREQIEARIIELGRQQLVERGAAGLSVRAIARDLGMVSSAVYRYVSSRDELLTLLLVDAYADLADTVDRARETVGDLWSDDVIAIARATRQWAVAHPSRWALLYGSPVPGYHAPPERTVTVGTRVVAAFFDAVAAGIATGDIRLTDVIAPQPMSSDFERIRHEFGFPGDDEVVAKCFLLWAGVLGAISLEVFGQYGADTLTDPEAVFDAQLRLLVDVLGQH; the protein is encoded by the coding sequence GTGGGCAAACGCCAGGAAACCCGGGAGCAGATCGAGGCCCGCATCATCGAGCTCGGTCGCCAACAGCTGGTGGAGCGCGGCGCGGCCGGGTTGTCCGTGCGTGCGATCGCCCGGGACCTCGGCATGGTGTCGTCGGCCGTGTACCGGTACGTGTCCAGTCGCGACGAGTTGCTGACCTTGCTGCTGGTCGACGCGTACGCGGACCTGGCCGACACGGTGGACCGGGCGCGCGAGACGGTCGGGGACCTCTGGAGTGACGACGTCATCGCCATCGCCAGGGCGACACGGCAGTGGGCCGTCGCGCACCCCTCCCGCTGGGCCCTGCTGTACGGCAGCCCCGTGCCCGGGTATCACGCACCGCCGGAGCGCACGGTGACCGTGGGAACCCGCGTGGTGGCGGCGTTCTTCGACGCCGTCGCGGCCGGGATCGCCACCGGAGACATCAGGCTGACAGATGTCATTGCGCCCCAACCGATGTCGTCGGACTTCGAGCGAATTCGCCATGAGTTCGGATTTCCCGGCGACGACGAGGTCGTCGCCAAGTGTTTCCTGCTGTGGGCGGGGGTGCTCGGTGCCATCAGCCTCGAGGTGTTCGGGCAATACGGCGCCGACACCCTGACCGACCCCGAGGCGGTGTTCGACGCGCAGCTTCGGCTGCTGGTGGACGTGCTGGGGCAGCATTGA
- a CDS encoding VOC family protein yields the protein MTLPVQSPTQIAWVTTDLDATETALTGLLGVRKWVRIPEVHFAPDACSYRDRPADFVASISLSYLGDMQLELIQPVRGENIYSDFLRESGPGLHHICMEAESSEQFEAALAEAVEFGAPVVQQGVMPGGIQFAYVSAPQAAVPFVEIAYIAPEMKAFYDYIKQEQR from the coding sequence ATGACCCTTCCCGTTCAATCGCCGACGCAGATCGCGTGGGTTACCACCGACCTCGATGCCACCGAAACCGCTCTCACCGGCTTGTTAGGCGTGCGCAAATGGGTGCGGATACCCGAGGTGCACTTTGCTCCGGACGCCTGCAGCTACCGTGACCGGCCGGCCGATTTCGTGGCCAGCATCTCACTGAGCTATCTCGGTGACATGCAGTTGGAACTGATCCAACCGGTGCGCGGCGAGAACATCTATAGTGACTTTCTGCGCGAATCCGGGCCGGGCCTGCACCACATCTGCATGGAGGCCGAAAGCTCGGAGCAATTCGAGGCGGCGTTGGCCGAGGCCGTGGAATTCGGGGCCCCGGTTGTGCAGCAAGGAGTGATGCCCGGCGGCATCCAGTTCGCCTATGTGTCAGCGCCGCAAGCGGCCGTGCCGTTTGTGGAGATCGCCTATATAGCGCCCGAGATGAAGGCGTTTTACGACTACATCAAACAGGAGCAGCGGTGA
- a CDS encoding FAD-binding protein gives MSTEIPATVSAGDVTSWSDDVDVLVVGFGIAGGCAAVSAAAAGVRVLVLERAAAAGGTTSLAGGHFYLGGGTAVQQATGHPDSPEEMYKYLVAVSRQPDYDKIRAYCEGSVEHFNWLEDLGFQFERSYFPGKAVIQPNTEGLMFTGNEKVWPFLEQAVPAPRGHKVPVPGDTGGASMVIDLLLKRAASLGVQIRYETGATELVVDGSGAVSGVMWKHFTETGAIKAKSVIVAAGGFVMNPEMVAKYTPKLAEKPFVLGNTYDDGLGIRMGVSAGGATEHMDQIFITAPPYPPSILLTGIIVNKLGQRFVAEDSYHSRTAGFIMDQPDSAAYLIVDEAHLEHPKMPLVPLIDGWETVPEMEAALGIPKGNLVSTLEHYNAYAAQGEDPDFHKQPEFLAPQDKGPWGAFDMSLGKAMYAGFTIGGLATSVDGEVLREDGTVVPGLYAAGACASNIAQDGKGYASGTQLGEGSFFGRRAGAHAARRAGEAEAR, from the coding sequence ATGAGCACCGAGATTCCGGCAACGGTCAGCGCGGGCGACGTCACGTCATGGTCCGACGACGTCGACGTGCTGGTGGTCGGGTTCGGCATCGCGGGCGGTTGCGCCGCCGTCAGCGCGGCGGCCGCCGGGGTGCGCGTGCTGGTGCTGGAGCGGGCCGCCGCGGCGGGCGGCACGACTTCGCTTGCCGGGGGCCATTTTTATCTCGGCGGGGGAACGGCGGTTCAGCAGGCGACGGGTCACCCCGACTCGCCGGAGGAGATGTACAAGTACCTGGTCGCCGTGTCCCGGCAGCCGGACTACGACAAGATCCGGGCGTACTGCGAGGGCAGCGTCGAGCATTTCAATTGGCTGGAAGACTTGGGTTTTCAGTTCGAGCGCAGCTATTTCCCGGGCAAGGCGGTCATCCAGCCCAACACCGAGGGCTTGATGTTCACCGGTAACGAAAAGGTGTGGCCCTTCCTGGAGCAGGCGGTGCCGGCACCGCGCGGCCACAAGGTGCCCGTGCCCGGCGACACCGGGGGCGCCAGCATGGTGATCGATCTGCTGCTGAAGCGCGCAGCCAGCCTAGGCGTGCAGATCCGGTACGAGACGGGCGCCACCGAGCTCGTCGTGGACGGCTCGGGCGCGGTGAGCGGTGTCATGTGGAAGCACTTCACCGAAACGGGTGCGATCAAGGCGAAGTCGGTGATCGTCGCTGCCGGGGGATTCGTGATGAACCCGGAGATGGTTGCCAAGTACACGCCGAAGCTGGCCGAGAAGCCGTTCGTGCTGGGCAATACCTACGACGACGGCCTGGGCATCCGGATGGGCGTATCGGCGGGCGGTGCCACCGAGCACATGGATCAGATCTTCATCACCGCCCCGCCATACCCGCCTTCGATCCTGTTGACCGGGATCATCGTGAACAAGCTCGGCCAGCGCTTCGTCGCCGAGGACTCCTACCACTCCCGGACGGCCGGGTTCATCATGGATCAGCCGGACAGCGCTGCGTATTTGATCGTTGATGAGGCGCACCTGGAGCACCCCAAGATGCCGCTGGTCCCGCTGATCGACGGATGGGAAACCGTCCCGGAAATGGAAGCCGCGCTTGGCATTCCGAAGGGCAATCTGGTGTCCACGCTGGAGCACTACAACGCCTATGCTGCGCAAGGCGAGGACCCCGACTTCCACAAGCAACCGGAATTCCTTGCGCCGCAAGACAAAGGACCATGGGGCGCATTCGACATGTCGCTGGGCAAGGCGATGTATGCCGGTTTCACCATCGGTGGTCTGGCCACGTCCGTGGACGGCGAGGTGCTGCGTGAGGACGGCACGGTCGTGCCGGGCTTGTATGCGGCCGGCGCGTGCGCGTCCAACATCGCCCAGGACGGCAAGGGCTACGCCAGCGGCACCCAGCTGGGGGAGGGCTCCTTCTTCGGGCGCCGCGCCGGAGCGCACGCGGCCCGCCGGGCCGGGGAAGCAGAGGCGCGTTAA